One part of the Pandoraea faecigallinarum genome encodes these proteins:
- the erpA gene encoding iron-sulfur cluster insertion protein ErpA produces the protein MSALLEDAVTEMPAFLVFTDSAADKVKQLIDEEGNPDLKLRVFVQGGGCSGFQYGFTFDEDVNEDDTVLDKNGVSLLIDSMSYQYLVGAEIDYKEDINGAQFVIKNPNATTTCGCGSSFSV, from the coding sequence ATGAGCGCACTGCTTGAGGACGCCGTCACGGAAATGCCCGCATTCCTGGTCTTTACCGACAGCGCGGCGGACAAGGTCAAGCAATTGATCGACGAAGAAGGCAACCCGGACCTGAAACTGCGCGTGTTCGTGCAGGGTGGCGGTTGCTCGGGCTTCCAGTATGGTTTCACTTTCGATGAAGACGTCAACGAAGACGATACCGTGCTCGACAAGAACGGCGTGTCGCTGCTGATCGACTCGATGAGCTATCAATACCTCGTCGGCGCGGAAATCGACTACAAGGAAGACATCAACGGCGCACAGTTCGTGATCAAGAACCCGAACGCAACCACGACCTGTGGCTGCGGTTCCTCGTTCTCGGTCTGA
- the argC gene encoding N-acetyl-gamma-glutamyl-phosphate reductase — MVKVGIVGGTGYTGVELLRLLAQHPEVKLTAITSRKEAGTPVADMYPNLRGRVDLAFCTPDDARLTDCDVVFFATPHGVAMAQARELLAAGVRVIDLAADFRLKDTATFEKWYGMPHACPDILEEAVYGLPEINREKIKSARVIGLPGCYPTSVQLGYAPLFAGGRKLVDPKHLIADAKSGASGAGRKGETSLILAETADNFKAYGVKGHRHHPEIKQGLEAIAGYDVGLTFVPHLLPTIRGIHSTLYATILPEARDTDFQALFETYYAGEPFVDVLPAGSMPETRWVRASNYVRLAVHRPNDGDTLVILVVEDNLVKGASGQGVQCMNLMFGLPENMGLTHIPVLP; from the coding sequence ATGGTCAAGGTAGGTATCGTAGGCGGCACCGGCTATACCGGTGTGGAGCTGCTCCGCTTGCTGGCGCAGCATCCGGAAGTGAAGTTGACGGCAATTACCTCGCGCAAGGAAGCGGGTACGCCGGTCGCCGACATGTATCCGAACCTGCGAGGCCGTGTCGACCTGGCGTTCTGCACGCCCGACGACGCCCGTCTCACCGACTGCGACGTGGTCTTTTTCGCCACGCCGCACGGTGTGGCCATGGCGCAGGCCCGCGAACTGCTGGCCGCCGGAGTGCGTGTGATCGACCTCGCGGCCGACTTCCGTCTGAAGGACACGGCGACGTTCGAGAAGTGGTACGGCATGCCGCACGCGTGCCCGGACATCCTTGAGGAAGCGGTCTACGGTCTGCCCGAAATCAACCGCGAGAAGATCAAGAGCGCGCGTGTCATCGGCCTGCCGGGGTGTTATCCGACGTCCGTGCAACTGGGTTACGCGCCGTTGTTCGCCGGTGGCCGCAAGCTGGTCGATCCGAAGCATCTGATCGCCGACGCCAAGTCGGGCGCGAGCGGGGCCGGACGCAAGGGCGAGACATCGCTGATCCTCGCGGAGACGGCCGACAACTTCAAGGCGTATGGCGTGAAGGGCCATCGCCATCACCCGGAAATCAAACAGGGACTCGAAGCGATCGCCGGTTACGACGTCGGTCTGACGTTCGTACCGCATCTGCTGCCCACGATTCGCGGCATCCATTCGACGCTGTACGCAACGATCCTGCCCGAAGCACGCGATACCGATTTCCAGGCGCTGTTCGAAACGTATTACGCCGGCGAACCATTCGTGGACGTGCTGCCGGCAGGTTCGATGCCGGAAACGCGCTGGGTGCGCGCGTCGAACTACGTGCGCTTGGCCGTGCACCGTCCAAACGATGGCGACACACTGGTGATCCTCGTAGTCGAGGACAATCTGGTCAAGGGCGCATCCGGCCAGGGCGTGCAATGTATGAACCTGATGTTCGGCTTGCCGGAGAACATGGGGCTGACCCATATTCCCGTACTGCCGTAA
- a CDS encoding anhydro-N-acetylmuramic acid kinase: MSGTSLDGVDGVLVASAGGRVLAEAYLPFPAELRETLMALQAPSENELHKEALAANALVRIYAACVAQMLASASLPATAVAAIGAHGQTIRHRPGEFDGVGYTRQLNAPALLAELTGIDVVADIRSRDVAAGGQGAPLVPAFHQAVFAAVDETRVVCNLGGISNITILPATAPFQPGTDPDSQTAHPASPVFGFDCGPGNALLDGWAARHLGMPYDDGGAWGATGHIDDGLLAALLSEPYFRQAPPKSTGRDLFHAAWLDARLRAFPHVSPVDVQATLVALTAQCVVDDVLRYAPGCRGFYACGGGTRNSTLMQAIAARLPGVTVATTEALGVPPHQVEARAFAWLAERCVAREPGNLPSVTGARGPRILGAIYPR; encoded by the coding sequence ATGTCCGGCACGAGTCTGGACGGGGTCGACGGGGTACTCGTGGCGTCTGCCGGCGGCCGGGTGCTTGCCGAAGCCTACCTCCCGTTCCCGGCCGAGCTGCGCGAGACGCTGATGGCGCTTCAGGCGCCGTCGGAAAACGAGTTGCACAAGGAAGCACTGGCGGCCAATGCGCTGGTGCGCATCTACGCGGCGTGCGTGGCGCAAATGCTCGCGTCGGCGAGCTTGCCGGCGACGGCCGTGGCCGCCATCGGCGCGCACGGGCAAACGATCCGTCACCGGCCGGGCGAATTCGACGGCGTCGGTTACACGCGCCAACTCAACGCCCCCGCCCTTCTTGCCGAGCTGACCGGCATCGACGTCGTCGCCGATATCCGCAGCCGCGATGTCGCCGCCGGCGGCCAGGGCGCACCGCTCGTGCCCGCCTTCCATCAGGCGGTGTTCGCGGCGGTGGACGAGACCCGCGTCGTCTGCAATCTCGGCGGCATCAGCAACATCACGATCCTGCCGGCGACGGCCCCGTTCCAGCCCGGAACCGATCCGGATTCCCAAACGGCCCATCCCGCCAGTCCCGTGTTCGGCTTCGATTGCGGCCCGGGCAATGCCTTGCTCGACGGCTGGGCGGCGCGGCATCTCGGAATGCCCTACGACGACGGCGGCGCATGGGGCGCCACCGGACACATCGACGACGGCCTGCTCGCCGCGTTGTTGAGTGAGCCCTACTTCCGGCAAGCGCCGCCGAAAAGCACGGGGCGCGACCTCTTTCACGCGGCGTGGCTCGACGCCCGTCTGCGCGCATTCCCGCATGTCAGCCCTGTGGATGTGCAGGCAACACTCGTCGCACTCACCGCGCAGTGCGTTGTCGACGACGTTCTGCGCTACGCGCCCGGCTGCCGGGGTTTCTACGCCTGTGGCGGTGGCACACGTAACAGCACCCTCATGCAGGCCATCGCCGCCCGGCTGCCGGGCGTGACGGTGGCGACGACCGAAGCGCTCGGCGTGCCGCCGCATCAGGTCGAGGCACGCGCTTTCGCGTGGCTTGCCGAGCGCTGCGTCGCGCGCGAGCCGGGCAATTTGCCATCGGTCACCGGCGCGAGAGGGCCTCGCATTCTGGGCGCAATCTACCCGCGCTGA
- a CDS encoding histidine phosphatase family protein produces the protein MTRTTTTLTLIRHGETDWNRIKRIQGHTDIPLSSEGERQAMLLGERIAREVAAHGSAFDHVLTSDLRRAVQTAQPVAHACGLPLVRTERLRERHYGAFETRVPDEIQAAFPQDYARWQTRDPDFVIPGGESMRGFYTRITGFIAQVLRDYAGQRVALVAHGGVLDCCYRLATNLALAEPRAYPLLNASVNRLSYDGERWQVLSWADVGHLDDAVRDESNDKPADVAAGDRVDPRVV, from the coding sequence ATGACCCGCACGACCACCACCCTGACCCTGATTCGCCACGGCGAGACCGACTGGAACCGCATCAAACGGATTCAGGGGCATACGGACATTCCGCTGTCGAGCGAGGGGGAGCGTCAGGCGATGTTGCTGGGCGAGCGCATTGCGCGCGAGGTGGCGGCGCATGGCAGCGCGTTCGATCATGTGTTGACGAGCGACTTGCGGCGCGCGGTGCAGACGGCGCAGCCCGTTGCGCATGCGTGCGGGTTGCCGCTCGTACGAACGGAGCGCCTTCGGGAGCGTCACTACGGCGCTTTCGAGACGCGCGTGCCCGACGAGATTCAGGCGGCGTTCCCGCAGGACTATGCGCGCTGGCAGACACGCGATCCGGACTTCGTGATCCCGGGGGGCGAGTCGATGCGTGGCTTCTACACGCGTATTACCGGTTTCATCGCGCAGGTGCTGCGCGACTATGCCGGGCAGCGTGTGGCGCTCGTCGCGCACGGGGGCGTGCTCGACTGCTGCTATCGACTCGCGACGAATCTCGCACTGGCCGAGCCGCGCGCGTACCCGCTGCTCAATGCCAGCGTGAACCGTCTCTCGTACGACGGCGAGCGTTGGCAGGTGCTGAGTTGGGCAGACGTCGGGCATCTGGACGATGCTGTGCGCGACGAAAGCAACGACAAACCGGCGGACGTTGCCGCCGGCGATCGCGTCGATCCGCGCGTGGTGTAA
- a CDS encoding M23 family metallopeptidase: protein MWPKLRDFFARELLTLIDPTQPKHRRRKVQIVATVGSALTLGMVTAFGVAPMVPDSARNGASVTLPLTFPDLARQIQQLDAQSQTFIHQVALRRGETLGDMLSRLSIQDPAAEKFIRENAVARRLIGVPAGQVVQAETDDDGKLVTLSTVLSTSSAAAQQLVIERNDDGRLRARMEQLANDTEWAMRSGAIAGNFFTAMDDAGVPDAVVAQMVNIFSGVINFQRDVRRGDRFRLVYEVIKQQDRTVRTGRVLAIEFINQGKTHQAIWYADPQGAPEGAYYGFDGRNLKQAFLRTPVEFSRISSAFGGREHPFQHKWKKHEGVDLAAPVGTRVFAAGDGVVKFVGMQSGYGNLVEIDHAGNYQTRYAHLSGFGPGMKPGTRVTQGQVIGFVGQTGWATGPHLHYELRLNGVPRNPFSTDVAAVAPLSGNRLKLFDMYAENLLKRIDLMRTVQVAERD, encoded by the coding sequence ATGTGGCCAAAACTCCGTGATTTTTTTGCGCGTGAACTGCTGACCCTGATCGATCCCACGCAGCCGAAGCACCGTCGCAGAAAGGTGCAAATCGTGGCAACGGTCGGTTCGGCCCTGACGTTGGGAATGGTGACCGCTTTCGGCGTGGCACCGATGGTGCCGGATTCGGCACGCAACGGCGCGAGCGTGACTTTACCGCTCACCTTCCCCGACCTGGCCCGACAGATCCAGCAGCTCGACGCGCAGTCCCAGACCTTTATCCATCAAGTGGCGCTGCGCCGCGGCGAGACTCTCGGCGACATGCTCTCGCGACTGTCGATTCAGGACCCCGCCGCCGAGAAGTTCATCCGCGAGAATGCCGTCGCCCGTCGCCTGATCGGCGTGCCCGCCGGGCAGGTCGTGCAGGCCGAAACCGACGACGACGGCAAGCTCGTCACGCTCTCCACGGTGCTCTCGACCAGCAGCGCCGCCGCGCAGCAACTGGTCATCGAGCGTAACGACGACGGTCGTCTGCGCGCACGCATGGAGCAGTTGGCGAACGACACCGAATGGGCCATGCGCTCCGGCGCAATCGCCGGCAATTTCTTCACCGCAATGGACGATGCGGGCGTGCCCGACGCGGTCGTCGCGCAGATGGTGAACATTTTCTCCGGCGTGATCAACTTCCAGCGCGACGTGCGTCGTGGCGACCGCTTCCGCCTCGTATACGAAGTGATCAAGCAGCAGGACCGCACGGTGCGCACCGGCCGCGTACTCGCCATCGAGTTCATCAATCAGGGCAAGACGCATCAGGCGATCTGGTACGCTGACCCGCAAGGGGCGCCCGAAGGCGCTTATTACGGCTTCGACGGCCGCAACCTGAAGCAGGCGTTTCTGCGCACGCCGGTCGAGTTCTCGCGTATTTCGTCGGCGTTCGGCGGGCGCGAGCACCCGTTCCAGCACAAGTGGAAGAAGCACGAAGGCGTGGATCTGGCAGCCCCTGTCGGCACCCGCGTGTTCGCGGCAGGCGACGGCGTGGTCAAATTCGTCGGCATGCAGAGCGGTTACGGCAATCTGGTCGAAATCGATCACGCGGGCAACTATCAGACGCGCTACGCCCACCTGTCCGGCTTCGGTCCCGGCATGAAGCCCGGCACACGCGTGACGCAAGGCCAGGTCATCGGTTTCGTCGGTCAGACAGGCTGGGCCACCGGCCCGCATCTGCACTACGAACTGCGCCTGAATGGCGTGCCGCGCAACCCGTTCTCCACGGACGTGGCAGCCGTCGCACCGCTCTCGGGCAATCGCCTGAAGCTGTTCGACATGTACGCCGAAAACCTGCTCAAGCGCATCGATTTGATGCGCACCGTGCAAGTCGCCGAACGCGATTGA
- the rplM gene encoding 50S ribosomal protein L13, whose protein sequence is MKTFSAKPAEVTREWFVIDATDKVLGRVASEVARRLRGKHKPEFTPHVDTGDYIIIVNAAKLKVTGAKQTDKKYYRHTGYPGGIYETTFGKMQERFPGRALEKAVKGMLPKGPLGYAMIKKLKVYADGNHPHEAQQPKSLEI, encoded by the coding sequence ATGAAGACGTTTTCCGCTAAGCCGGCAGAGGTGACGCGCGAATGGTTTGTGATTGACGCGACGGACAAAGTCCTCGGCCGTGTCGCCAGCGAAGTGGCACGCCGTCTGCGCGGCAAGCACAAGCCTGAATTCACGCCGCACGTTGATACTGGTGACTACATCATCATCGTCAATGCTGCCAAGCTGAAAGTCACGGGCGCAAAGCAAACTGACAAGAAGTACTACCGTCACACGGGTTACCCGGGCGGTATCTACGAGACCACGTTTGGCAAGATGCAAGAGCGTTTCCCGGGCCGTGCGCTCGAGAAGGCTGTCAAGGGCATGCTGCCGAAGGGTCCGCTGGGCTACGCGATGATCAAGAAGCTGAAGGTGTATGCCGACGGCAATCATCCGCACGAAGCGCAGCAACCGAAGTCGCTCGAGATCTAA
- the tyrS gene encoding tyrosine--tRNA ligase → MTSEHALTSERKYPVTDAARAALAIAKRGCDELLVEEEFLQKLARSEATGKPLRIKLGLDPTAPDIHIGHTVVLNKMRQLQDMGHTVIFLIGDFTSLIGDPSGRNSTRPPLTREQIEANARTYFEQAALVLDREKTEIRYNSEWSMKLGADGMIKLASRYTMARMLEREDFTKRFQGGVPIAIHEFLYPLMQGYDSVALESDLELGGTDQKFNLLVGRELQKQYGQEPQCILTMPLLEGLDGVEKMSKSKNNYIGISEKPSEMFGKLMSISDDLMWRYYELLSFRTLEEIAQLRRDVEGGRNPRDVKVLLGQEIVARFHSQADAERALEDFNARAKGGVPDDIPEVSLDGAPLGIAQLLKQAGLVPSTSEANRNIEQGGVRIDGEVVSDKGAKIGAGTYVVQVGKRRFARVTLA, encoded by the coding sequence ATGACAAGTGAACACGCACTCACCTCGGAAAGGAAGTACCCCGTGACCGATGCCGCCCGTGCTGCGCTGGCCATCGCCAAGCGCGGTTGCGACGAGTTGCTCGTCGAAGAGGAGTTCCTGCAAAAGCTGGCGCGCAGCGAAGCGACGGGCAAGCCGTTGCGCATCAAGCTGGGTCTGGATCCGACCGCGCCCGACATCCACATCGGTCACACGGTGGTGCTCAACAAGATGCGCCAGTTGCAGGATATGGGGCACACCGTCATCTTCCTGATCGGTGATTTCACCTCGCTGATCGGCGACCCCTCGGGTCGTAACAGCACGCGCCCGCCGCTCACGCGCGAGCAGATCGAGGCAAACGCCCGGACCTATTTCGAGCAGGCGGCGCTGGTGCTCGATCGCGAGAAGACCGAAATTCGCTACAACAGCGAATGGTCGATGAAGCTGGGCGCCGACGGCATGATCAAGCTCGCGTCGCGTTACACCATGGCGCGCATGCTCGAGCGCGAAGACTTCACGAAGCGTTTCCAGGGGGGCGTGCCCATCGCCATCCACGAATTCCTCTATCCGCTCATGCAGGGCTACGACTCGGTGGCGCTGGAGTCCGATCTGGAACTCGGCGGCACGGACCAGAAGTTCAACCTGCTCGTGGGCCGCGAATTGCAGAAGCAATACGGTCAGGAGCCGCAGTGCATCCTGACAATGCCGCTGCTCGAAGGGCTGGATGGCGTCGAGAAGATGTCGAAGTCCAAGAACAACTACATCGGGATCAGCGAGAAGCCGAGCGAGATGTTCGGCAAGCTGATGAGCATTTCGGACGACCTGATGTGGCGGTACTACGAGCTGCTGTCGTTCCGTACGCTCGAAGAGATCGCGCAGCTGCGCAGGGATGTCGAAGGCGGTCGCAATCCGCGCGATGTGAAGGTGCTGCTCGGTCAGGAAATCGTGGCGCGCTTCCACTCGCAAGCCGACGCCGAGCGCGCGCTCGAGGACTTCAACGCACGCGCCAAGGGCGGCGTGCCGGACGATATTCCGGAAGTTTCCCTCGACGGCGCACCGTTGGGCATTGCGCAGCTACTCAAGCAGGCGGGGCTGGTGCCCTCCACGTCGGAAGCCAACCGCAACATCGAACAGGGCGGCGTGCGTATCGATGGCGAAGTCGTGTCCGACAAGGGCGCGAAGATCGGCGCCGGCACTTACGTCGTGCAGGTCGGCAAGCGCCGCTTTGCGCGCGTGACGCTCGCCTGA
- the rpsI gene encoding 30S ribosomal protein S9 — MFKNDWNYGTGRRKSAVARVFIKAGKGDIVVNGKPIKEYFARETSLMIVRQPLELTNHGETFDIKVNVSGGGETGQAGAVRHGITRALIDYDATLKPTLSNAGFVTRDAREVERKKVGFHKARRRKQFSKR, encoded by the coding sequence ATGTTCAAAAACGATTGGAATTACGGCACCGGCCGTCGCAAGAGCGCTGTTGCTCGCGTGTTCATCAAGGCTGGCAAGGGCGACATCGTCGTCAATGGCAAGCCGATCAAAGAGTATTTTGCTCGTGAAACGTCGCTGATGATCGTTCGTCAGCCGCTCGAGCTGACCAACCACGGCGAAACGTTCGACATCAAGGTCAACGTTTCGGGCGGCGGTGAAACGGGTCAGGCCGGTGCGGTTCGCCACGGCATCACCCGCGCACTGATCGACTACGACGCGACGCTCAAGCCGACGCTGTCGAACGCTGGCTTCGTCACGCGCGATGCCCGTGAAGTCGAACGTAAGAAGGTTGGCTTCCACAAAGCCCGCCGTCGCAAGCAATTCTCGAAGCGTTAA
- the dtd gene encoding D-aminoacyl-tRNA deacylase: MIALIQRVLEAAVTVDGRTVGAIGPGLLALVCAERGDTEASADRLLAKLLGYRVFSDEAGKMNRSVASLDGKTDGTGAAGGLLLVSQFTLAADTNSGTRPSFTPAASPADGKRLFDHFVAQARMRHPVVETGEFGAHMRVSLVNDGPVTFWLQTRPEAG; encoded by the coding sequence ATGATTGCCCTCATTCAGCGTGTGCTCGAAGCGGCGGTGACGGTCGATGGCCGCACCGTCGGTGCTATTGGACCGGGCCTGCTCGCCCTCGTGTGCGCGGAGCGCGGCGACACCGAGGCGAGTGCGGACAGGCTGCTCGCGAAGCTGCTCGGCTACCGCGTGTTTTCGGATGAAGCGGGCAAGATGAACCGCAGCGTGGCGAGTCTCGACGGCAAGACCGACGGCACCGGCGCCGCGGGCGGCCTTCTGCTCGTCTCGCAGTTCACGCTGGCCGCCGACACCAACAGCGGCACCCGGCCGAGCTTCACGCCGGCGGCCAGTCCGGCCGACGGCAAGCGTCTGTTCGATCATTTCGTCGCGCAGGCGCGAATGCGCCATCCTGTCGTGGAAACCGGCGAGTTCGGCGCACACATGCGTGTCTCGCTCGTCAACGACGGGCCGGTGACGTTCTGGTTGCAGACGCGGCCCGAAGCTGGCTAG
- a CDS encoding YbhB/YbcL family Raf kinase inhibitor-like protein: MKVWSDSFADNAAMDVQFAFGKPDAQSHVALSQNKNPHLAWSDVPAGTRSFVVICTDSDVPSRGDDVNKEGREVPADLPRVDFFHWVLVDVPASVGEIPAASHSNHVTPRGKFGPDALDGMRHGVNDYTAWFAGDESMKGDYYGYDGPCPPWNDTIVHHYHFTVYALDVARVPLDGRFDGNDVLAAIKPHVLGSATVTGTYSLNPKVR, encoded by the coding sequence ATGAAAGTCTGGAGTGACTCGTTTGCCGACAATGCCGCAATGGACGTGCAATTCGCCTTCGGCAAACCGGATGCACAATCGCACGTTGCGCTGTCGCAGAACAAGAATCCCCATCTGGCCTGGTCGGACGTGCCCGCCGGCACGCGCTCGTTTGTCGTGATCTGTACCGACAGCGACGTGCCGAGCCGGGGCGACGACGTGAACAAGGAAGGCCGCGAAGTGCCCGCGGATCTGCCGCGCGTCGACTTCTTCCACTGGGTGCTGGTCGACGTGCCGGCATCGGTTGGCGAAATTCCGGCGGCCAGCCACAGCAATCACGTCACGCCGCGCGGCAAGTTCGGCCCGGACGCGCTCGACGGCATGCGTCATGGTGTGAACGACTACACCGCGTGGTTCGCCGGCGACGAGTCCATGAAGGGCGACTACTACGGCTATGACGGGCCGTGCCCGCCGTGGAACGACACGATCGTCCACCACTATCACTTCACCGTGTATGCGCTGGACGTCGCGCGCGTGCCGCTCGATGGCCGCTTCGACGGCAACGACGTGCTCGCCGCGATCAAGCCGCACGTGCTGGGCAGCGCGACCGTGACCGGCACTTACTCGCTCAATCCGAAGGTGCGCTGA
- a CDS encoding SET domain-containing protein-lysine N-methyltransferase, with protein sequence MGEMHFSYLFESLEDEYPSPSKFEVCRYGAGEDRGVRALVPFVRAELVSRMTGLLGNQRRLHTLQVSETTHLYDPNFAGMLLHSCSPSVVLDMHRLDIYALRDIEAGEFLTMDYASTEETLARQFRCVCGAEGCRRWITGYKELPNREGMAYLATLIGNGKIEGAKR encoded by the coding sequence ATGGGCGAAATGCACTTTTCTTATCTGTTCGAATCACTGGAAGACGAATATCCGTCGCCATCGAAGTTCGAGGTCTGCCGATATGGCGCGGGAGAAGATCGGGGCGTGCGGGCATTGGTCCCGTTCGTTCGCGCAGAACTCGTGAGCCGCATGACCGGCTTGCTCGGCAATCAGCGCAGGTTGCACACGTTGCAGGTCAGCGAGACAACCCATCTTTACGATCCGAACTTTGCGGGCATGCTGCTGCACTCATGCTCGCCTTCCGTAGTGTTGGACATGCACCGCCTCGATATTTATGCACTACGCGATATCGAGGCGGGAGAGTTCCTCACCATGGACTACGCGTCCACCGAAGAGACGCTGGCCCGGCAGTTCAGATGCGTGTGCGGCGCCGAAGGCTGTCGCCGGTGGATCACCGGCTACAAGGAATTGCCCAACCGCGAGGGAATGGCGTACCTCGCTACACTCATCGGCAATGGGAAGATCGAAGGCGCGAAACGATAG
- a CDS encoding trans-sulfuration enzyme family protein, with translation MLRIETASIVSDRGVTEEPGVAPAIHYSAVFAASCERDFLEMSTLPQHPRNYTRYGNPVHERVKAVMARLEGTQTALVTGSGMGALTTTLLALLGAGDHVVAQRRHYMSTANLLDGMLKRFGVEVSLVDQTDTAAFVRAIRKNTKLIVLESPANPLLELTDVAGVALVAKSHGILTVADNTFASPLNQQPHALGVDIVVHSATKYLGGHHDLTGGIICTSEVLVERIWRTHVGVGSVLSPMDAWLLLRGIRTFPLRMERINRNALALARCLCEHPGVGEVRYPGLTCHPQFALARTQMRGFGGVLTFRVKAGAHAARRLVAGLRIPQIAGSLGGVNSLAIHVATMWGGTRAQTAGADTIPDDLVRYAVGIEHIDDLRNDLLDALDRSGRSAQSTAQKTPRYEGFFCLWRPARHRSACNHRETSQTRLGPPVRFAALAASSIRPRTRNRSHRSWLRSGS, from the coding sequence ATGCTCCGCATCGAGACCGCATCCATCGTCAGCGATCGCGGCGTCACGGAAGAACCGGGCGTCGCGCCTGCCATTCATTACAGCGCTGTCTTCGCCGCATCGTGCGAACGCGATTTCCTCGAAATGTCGACGCTGCCGCAGCATCCCAGGAATTACACACGCTACGGCAATCCGGTGCATGAACGGGTCAAGGCTGTGATGGCCAGGCTCGAAGGCACGCAGACCGCCCTCGTCACCGGATCGGGCATGGGCGCACTCACCACGACGCTGCTCGCGCTGCTCGGCGCCGGCGACCATGTGGTCGCCCAGCGGCGGCATTACATGAGCACGGCCAATCTGCTGGACGGCATGCTCAAACGCTTCGGTGTCGAAGTGTCGCTGGTGGACCAGACGGATACGGCGGCCTTCGTCCGGGCAATTCGGAAAAACACAAAACTCATCGTGCTCGAATCGCCCGCCAACCCCTTGCTCGAACTGACCGACGTTGCGGGCGTTGCGCTCGTGGCGAAGTCGCACGGCATTCTCACTGTCGCGGACAACACCTTCGCGTCGCCCCTGAATCAGCAGCCCCACGCATTGGGTGTCGATATCGTCGTTCACAGCGCCACGAAGTATTTGGGCGGGCATCACGACCTGACGGGCGGCATCATCTGCACTAGCGAAGTGTTGGTCGAACGCATCTGGCGCACACACGTAGGCGTGGGATCGGTCCTCTCGCCCATGGATGCCTGGCTACTGTTGCGCGGCATTCGCACGTTCCCGCTGAGAATGGAACGGATCAACCGGAACGCGCTGGCGCTGGCGCGCTGCCTTTGCGAGCATCCGGGTGTCGGCGAGGTGAGATATCCGGGGCTCACGTGTCATCCGCAGTTCGCACTCGCGCGCACGCAGATGCGCGGGTTTGGCGGCGTACTGACCTTCCGGGTGAAAGCCGGCGCCCACGCCGCCAGACGCCTCGTCGCCGGGCTGCGCATCCCGCAGATTGCCGGCAGTCTGGGGGGCGTGAACTCCCTCGCCATCCACGTGGCGACGATGTGGGGCGGCACAAGAGCGCAAACCGCCGGCGCCGACACCATCCCGGACGATCTGGTGCGCTACGCCGTCGGCATCGAGCACATCGACGACCTCAGGAACGATCTGTTGGACGCACTGGACAGAAGCGGGCGATCAGCACAATCAACGGCACAAAAAACCCCTCGCTATGAGGGGTTTTTTTGTCTCTGGCGGCCAGCGCGACACCGAAGCGCATGCAACCACCGCGAAACGAGTCAAACGCGTTTGGGGCCGCCCGTTCGGTTCGCAGCGCTCGCCGCGTCGTCGATCAGACCGAGAACGAGGAACCGCAGCCACAGGTCGTGGTTGCGTTCGGGTTCTTGA